The segment gtaggaATTTTTCATTTGTGGATTTTATTCTGGTTGTTTGAGTATTTCAATTATCAAAATACGTGGTGCATCGTATACTTGTTACTGTTGTTCACAAATGATATCAGGTCTTTGTGTGAATGTTTGGAGGGGGTGACTATATTATGTGCCTGTTTTCCCGGGTGTAGTTGAGGGTATGTACCAGTGAGGTTCGTTGAGGACGGTTGCTTGGATCCCAGCATGCCCTCAGCGGCCTGGAGCGCTCCGCTGTCCACGTGTATGGTCTTCGGCCGAGCTCGTGCCGCTTGCTTGCCGCGCAGCCGCGGCCCGGCCGGCGTCGCCGCGCCGCTGCCATGCTTCATCACCTCCATCAGGTCGGACTTGTCAAGCACCTTACCCTGAAATGACAAGTGACgttgttgaaatataaataaaatatattgttattattaaaaatagtaataggATTTCTAGTGACCTCTCGCTCGGCCTCCTCGATAGCCTTCTTGAGCTTGTACTGCTGTAGGATAGCCTCCCTCCGCCGGGCCTGCTCCTCCTTCCGAGCCGCCTTCCTCTCGGCCTCGGCCTCGTCTCGTGCCCGTCTCGCGGCCGCCGCTGCCTCGGCCCTCGCCCGCGCCTCGTCCGCCCGCTGCCGTCGTTGCAGGGACAGCAGCATGATGCGTTCTTTCTTTCGCTCCATCTCCTCCGCAGAATTCTTGAACAGTTTATTACGTTAACTTATGTAGTTTTGGAGTATACTCGCGTATTTTTCCTAATAATACTCACAGGGTCCGGGTTCATTTCTCCTATAACGAGCGCGGCTGGTTCAGCGCTAGGCACTCGTACTGGGGACAGTCTCCTCGCCTCCCCCGCCATGACGTCAGCGACTCCTCCCGCTCCTCCACTGGCCGCGCTGCCGACGCCCGCAGCACGTTCCCCTCGCTCCACCCGCTCCGAGACTCGCTCACTCCACGTTTCTTCAGGACTCCTCTCTGGACTGGGGTACTCGTTCCGTTCTTTGCGAGGTGAACCCCGTTTCGCTCTCAGCGGGGGTTTAGGCCGTTTCGGCTGCTCGTTGTCGAACGATATGTAGAAGCCCTTCTCGCTGGGCTCCTCGCGCTCGAGTCGCTGGAAGGAGTTCTTGCCGAGGGACGGCCTGGTCGGGGAGGGGATGCGGTAGGTGCGTGTCCCTGAGGAGATGTTCAGTCTGTTGATGCCCTGGCGGAGCGCATCGTCTTCGGCGTTACCGATGAAGGAGATGTTCTGCGGCTCCATGTCGTCGGGCGGCGGAGCGGGCACGGGCGCCGGCGACGTGTGTGTGGAGTGTGTCGTGTGAGCGTGCAGCTGATGCAGTGCCACAGGCTCGGTCCGTCGCGCCTCAGGCAGCGAGCCTTGTCTCTGGGGCGTGCGAGCTCGACGTGGGCTCGCAGGTGGAGGTGACTGCGAGACGAACTGACCTCCAGCCACTGTGTAGCTGAGGTGATTGTTTTCCCTTTCGATACCGTTCTGGTATCTGTCCGTGTTGTAGTGCACCTTGAACGTGTCCTGTGGGGTCCAGGTACGCTCGGCCGGTGGCGGCTGAGGCGAGGGAGACTTCCAGGTGCGTGTCGCCGGCTCCGGAGGCTGCTGATACTGAGACTGCTGGTTGTTCTGCTGATGAAgctgaaattttatatgtaaaaatcagaaaattttagaatatcCAATATGGATTGATGCAAAATAGATAAACGGGCCATTCATGACAACagatttaactatatttaatacatatattatacttgtGGAAATGGGTCGGATACCCATGCATCAGTGTATAAAATGTTAGTCACTCGCTTCGGAGATCAGGGCCAGTGGACGCCAGCCACCTCATCAAACGACTATGTCATTACCTGCCAGCCTCTGAGCTCTGTATTTTCCTGCTGCATCTGGGCGTGCTGCGCCCACGTCCGCCTTTGAGGCGGCGGCGGACTATCGTGCAAATAGAACTGTTGTCTTCCGAATTCTTGGTCTATATCCCTAAACTGATACTGAAAGGTCTGCGGCGACTGGTTGCCCAGCTGGTTGTTCAACATGTTGGCCAACTGGGTTCCCATCTGGTTGGTCATCTGGTTGGACTGGTAGAAGTCCCTCGGTATGTGCGGGGTGGAGCCGAAGCTGTTGATCGTCCGCGACACATTGTGCTGTGAGCTGAATTGGCTGTGCTGCAATCCAGTGCGTGCAAGGCTTATGTATGTGTCGTGGTTGTAGatagaaattttttaatattgcattttatattatgaagacatattaagtttttctttaagATCATTTTAAGCATATCAAGATTGTACTTTTACAAGGAACGTTTAGCAGTTTGTTTTAGAGTTAAAAGTATGTTGATATTACAGAGGCGTCGTTACTGATTGTGAACGAACACTTCGGGGTTTGAGGAGAGTGTAAGCCTGGCTGATTAAAGCTTTCCCACACCTTTATGGAGTGTTACACGGCATGTGGTAAACAACTCGGCTTACCAGTTGTGGAATGTTTTGCTGTATATGTTGTTGGAATGGGGACGGCGGCGGTTGGTGCTGTTGAAATAGTTGCTTGGCTTGTTGCTGTTGCTGTAACAGCTGTTGCTGCTGTTGTTGTAATTGCTGTTGTTGCTGCTGTAGTTGCTGTTGCAATTGTTGTTGCTGCTGttgctgctgctgctgctggTGTTGTTGCTGCTGCTGTTGGGCttgctgctgctgctgctgtTGTAGCTGTGTTTGCTGGCTGGCGAGGCGCGCAATGTCGCTCTGTATATCCTGCAGGCTGGAGTTCATTCTGTAAATATTAGTCACTGGCTTTTTCGCGCCGTTTCTTTCCACATCAAGGTAGTAGGAAAaataggataaaaaaaaagaaattcttttattcCAAAATTTAGATcgggattttatattgaatgaaaatgatataaaacagttaaggagcgaaaaaaaaaattctaaaaatctTACTTCGCTATCGATTGTTGGTATTGTTCCAACGCTACATTGTCCACAGTTTGGTTGGGGGCGTCCACCACCATCTCCTGTATAGAATTCATATAAGGATACTGTATTAAATCAACATTAATATGTCAGAATACAAACTACGTTAGGATAAATTCTTGTCAAGCTCTAAATCATTGATCCATTTAtttgttagaatttttttacggctaagaattagaaaatattagagagataaatacaaaattttacattacgTTACCTGGAATAATCCTttagtaaatgaaaaataaccaACGAAATTAAGGGTCAACTGTATTatactaacaaaaaatatataatgaatacgtGTTAAGGATATGTTTACACTAGCGCTGTTCATCCTCATGATGTAGGCGAGGAAGCAATTTGGAATACGACttattgtcaaataaaaagatGTATATTAGACGTAATTCCAAGATTAAATCAGTTAAACAATTTGTGCAAGCGGAACAAAAAACTACTTCTGATTTCTCAAATGTTTCACAGGAAGTTCCGTCAAATCTCTCTGAAGCTCACGTTCGACTAATATTAGATATACGTATACATATATCAGTTTCGTACATGCAAGTTATCCACGTACATGCTCGACTCACGGAACCTACGCCTGTGACGTGCAACCCACAGACTCTAAAGCCAACGTTTAAGTCTACTAACCAAAAGTTTCATAGTCCCGCTTtgtgacacacacacacacacatgcataTTAGACAATATTACACATATACAAGACAAGCAGTTCTCACCTGATGCGTGTCAGCGGGCGCGTCGTCGGCCGGTGTGCGCGCGCCCTTACCCTGCAACACGTGCGCCTCCACCGTTACCATGCGTGTCGCTACTGGAGCGCTCGTTACTTGTGTGGTAGCTTGTACGATATACTAATGTGTTCGTGTACGTGAAGCTAATACTCTTTGTATTCGATTTACGCGTCTCCGACTACACTTTGATGAGATGTTTGTGACATATAACattgtcataataaataatacttatgtaaatatttaatagctgATACAGTGTGATGTGAACTACAGCACAGTGATGACGTAATAGTCTTAGGAATATCATCGTGTATGTAGGATTATCGAGTACATGCTTTAAggtgtaatattatttaagtgctATAAATACACGTGTGACGTAATTCACATATGATTGGAATTTGGATATGTCAATTGAAATTTACGTCGACTTAAATTGGTGTTTAcgtagaaaaaatatcatgaaCTTTGTATCAAAAATGTTCCAATCTACTGATGACTGACGAATGATCTTCTTCTaactaatcataatttaagcaaatattttgtatacttaAAAAACTCTAACTGACAATTTGTAAAAATCACTATGACTGAATGCTGATAGATTGCAAGGTCTGAATAAAAGCCGTATAAGCGTGAAtttgagtaaattttttttaatgtatttactgcaaaaaaaatataattaaaaaatctagaactaaataatatttccataaaCGGCCACTCACCAGGGAGGCCAACTGGTATTGCAAAAACGTATCctaatgaaatagaaaaacatataGTACGCCCGCCACCACAACATCACAACATTCATTAACGAGGGTCAGTGTGCCCTCAGCTCAGATGTAGACCACCCACGGGTCTCAAACTTATCGAGAGTACGagacgttttaaaataaggaTAAACTACAACGCCGTCTCAGCTACAACACACTTCATACTACAACTACGGCACCGGACACACAAGTCGAGTTCTTTAAACGCTATCAATAGTGTACATGTTATAAGACCAAACATATACTGAACACAAACACGGACACCTCCCATACATCACCCACACCCCCCTTCCCCCTCCTCTGACTCACCCTGGTCACAGCCTGTAGGAAGGCCTGTTGTCCGAGCTGCTGTCGCTGCCTGTTGACGGCCACCTCCATCCTCCTCTTCTCCTGTTCTATTCTCCGTCTCTTCTCCTCCAGCTTGAGCCGTATGTTGTTCAGCTGCGCCGCCATGGCGCCGCCGCTCGGAGACGTCGCCTCGTCCGACAGATCGTCCCCGTCTTTATTGCGACAACAAATTTACAATGGAACGGCAATAATACGTTCAGTACAACCTATTGTATACACAGAAAACGCTGACACGGGATCGGAAAGATACGTTGATTGAAGAAACTATgagatgataataaattttgtatgagaCGTAGAAGCGGTCGGGTGAGAGTGTATTTTGTAACGCATTGTATTACCTACAGAGCATTGATTCACCTTCCATAGTGACAACCATCCATGTCCGTGGAGAGCGATATAGAAGAAAGGTATTAGAATAAGGAGGTATTTTGTAGTGGAGTCTGATACTGACTGTGATGGTCGTGCTGCATGAAGTGCTGCTGCCACGTGGTGGTAGCGGGAGGCGGCGAGCTGGAAGACATCTTGCGGCCCGAGGACGGCACTCCTGACGCGTGCaatatataacacattatacacacatatactCACATCACATTCAAGGTTACCAGAAAATACAAGGACGAGGATGCAGCACACCTAACTACTAAACTACTCGATTATAAAACGATAGTGTTTTAGGTCAGATGTTTCTTCACTCGCGATGGGAATATGTGGTCCTATAGAAGCATAGTTTGGATAACGTATAAAGCGTGCCGAGGCATAGTAATATCGACTTCACTACTAACAATAGAATCGGTTGCGCACAAACTATACTAAAACAAATGGAGGCGATTATAGTGAACACAATTAAAGCCTAGCCTTGTATGTGCACCATATCCGCGTGTATTATAGAGGTGTACTAGTGTGTCGTGACCGTACCCGCTTGATCGCCATTACTTCTAACTTTGATATCCGTGAAGGTCGTCTTGGAGGCGTCTCCGTCGGGCGCGTCTCTCTCATTGAGATGGAACCCGTCGCCGCCTCCTTTATAGTTGAAGGCCATGTTCTTGGTGATGGTGATGGTGTCGCTGCTGAGCTGTCGTCTGATCGGTTGGTAGCTCTGTTCGTTCGGTTGCGAGTGCTGTCGGTCCACCTTCCCTCGCTCTTCCTGGCCGTTGGTGTAGTCGCCGTGGAAGAACTGGATGGAGCCGCGGATGTCCTGGCGGGACGAGCGCAGGGGAGGGGTGTGCTCTAACGGACCTGGAATATAATATCACTAATGGTTAGGACACGTTgagatatatagataaatgTACGAAAACATTTCGTTTAGATTTCATAAatgtaatcaattaaaaaatataaaaatgctgAATCAATATATCCACAAGCACCTCCGTGAAGTCGCTGACCTTATTACTCTGCATGTTAGTAacacattgaaattaaaaaacgaatATTAGTTCCATACTAAGGATATCATCATTATCACATAGCGTCGTCTCACCGGCGGGTGCTGATATCTTCCTGACAGCGAGGCCGGTGACAGTGGCCAGTTCCTTCTCCGGGTTCCTCCCCGCGAAGTGCAGCCTGTCCTGGGAGCCCCCGAAGTTCTCTACAGTGAGCTGGGAGTCGTCCGTCACGCTCGAGCGCCGCGACCGTCTCCCCGCGAAGCTGTCCCTACTGTCGGCCCACTTGGACGGCCGGCCGGCCGCCACTTGTTCCGATAATACTGAAATCACAGATAAAAAACTATTCGTAtcgaaagttttttataattgtatcaaAACACAACAAGGACCGATAGAAATCATCCAATcgacattttgtttaaatttcagGGACACTTAAGTACAACTCAAATCTTAAAAAAGATCAAAGCTACTGTTATATACAAAGAGTATCATTTATACCATCCATTACTAAAACATCAGTCTTAGTAATCTGTTGCGTTGTTTTGTACTGACCGTGGTCCTCGTCCCTCCTGGCCATAGCGGACAGCGTAGTGATGGCCCTCCTGCTGTGAACCACGAACTCCTCGCGCTGGGGACTGGCGCTGCGACGCTCTGGAGTGGAACAGGAAGACCGGCCGGGGCGAACACGACCCGGGGGAGAGCGGGACACTGAGAGGGCGAGGGGAGAGGGGCAGGGGAGGGAGGAGACGATTAATACATATACTGACACGTGCTcggtgatatatttattaatttgacagtttttttttttcagtaaattttttaaaggacTTTGGAACAACCAAAAAAaagcattattaataaataaataaaaaattgagtaTTACTGATTTTATGTAAAGAACAAATTATAGGCtgagtttataaaatactgtcAATGAAGAGGGAAAAGGACatcaacttaaattaaaacaactgGCGATACAAATATGAAccgaaaacaaataaaagctACAAACAAGCAAACGATCACCAAGCAACGGTTTATATAATGTAGTCTGATAGTTAGAAGCATAAAGAAAGTGACTTTCAGGGAGACACTAGTCATACGAAAGTGAGACACCGGTGACTCACaggaaatatattgaatggAATAATACATATGGGAGTCCTGAGGACATAACGCACGCGACTCCATGCTGTTAGAGTTTGCTAGTGAAAGCATGGCGACAAAACATGCAAAGCGAAGCAGAGTTGACGGAGGTGCGTTAGgttgttgtaaaaattataaagaacataGAAAAAACTTAAGAGGTAAACGAAAAGTtgcaattttatacaaaaacaaaacaagtaCAGACTATAACGTGTCATTACTTCAATACAAACATCACACGACACAAACATTATTACGAATGAATGGATGAAGACGTTTAGATCGTGATACGATATGAAGAGTTGGACATAATCTGTGGTCTCAGGTCGAGAAGAAATCGTTCGTTACTGAATGAGTGAATGAATACAAGGTCTTCCGCGAGTGTAGTGATGTGTTGTGATGGTACCTGCGAAGGGAGCGGGCTTGTTTTGTTGGTGTGGGTGGTGGGGATCGTCCCTCAGGTGCGGGATGGGTGCGGGCGGGGGCGCCGGCAGCCCGCGGCGGCACCTCACACCCAGCGAGTTGCACTCCCGCGCCGCTACACCAACACCACCCGTCAGACACGACACGCCCGACACGcgcacacagacacacacacacgcacacgagGGTAGCTCACCCTTTGCCCGAGCGAAACGCTCCTCAGACTcgtatatatatcaatatattaaatagtacaGATGACAGCAGACCTTCCAAACATACGGATATTCATCCTcagacatattatttaatatagttcgCGTtacacaacaaaatatttgtccgactaatttcaaaaaacactttaaaaataaaaccagaaATACGTGACGctcgataaaatataaaacactgaaGAATTTCGAAAATGTTAGTTAGCGGATAGGATTTATTGAAGCCAATCATAATGTGTAACAAGCACGACATTCCTTGAAAATTCTTTACGTCATTTGTAAAGAATGGAAACAAACCATACATAGACTGTATTCGACTTACCTCTACACTGAACACGTTAACGGACAATGTAACGTCACGTCGTCCCGTCACGACGACACAGTTATATACTAAAGCCCATATTAAGGTCTAAATATTTGCGTTACAAAAGCATTACTTCACCCGCCGCATCCGcgtataacttatattaatgaCTCGAACAGTGGGCATAGGGCGCTTTGATATTATGACCACATACTCCCATTACAGTTCTAGCATGCAATATTGATCCATATGCGTATGACCATTGATGTTATAATCGCGTGAACTCACCGCTGCCAGGATATTTAACACATTTGACCGGATGTACTTCCA is part of the Danaus plexippus chromosome 2, MEX_DaPlex, whole genome shotgun sequence genome and harbors:
- the LOC116779593 gene encoding patronin isoform X14, producing the protein MVAMVASASGYGTLRRFLSAPDGQDVDNTGVVPSASVAVSSKQRASIKWLLSKAFNNRVPENLQEPFYRDHEDQEHLKPPIVGGLANAELYCLALANMYSDPNYHSLNHWNILQTLTRKGIQIPDPADCALTETVLIQTNPIKMSAHLCVMEAVMCLYAREVVTLDRVSAAAQRFGVQQSVGGTGVPHEDGLLAWINAACTALNKAEENSSCHVPMVKSLQDLCDGTSLAALISFYCPESLPRSSVRVGRMSSIQDCLHNLMLVNDFCSSSLPHNVFHMMPEDVTYMRGSMRQNLIAMLADLFNMLEVHPVKCVKYPGSAARECNSLGVRCRRGLPAPPPAPIPHLRDDPHHPHQQNKPAPFAVSRSPPGRVRPGRSSCSTPERRSASPQREEFVVHSRRAITTLSAMARRDEDHVLSEQVAAGRPSKWADSRDSFAGRRSRRSSVTDDSQLTVENFGGSQDRLHFAGRNPEKELATVTGLAVRKISAPAGPLEHTPPLRSSRQDIRGSIQFFHGDYTNGQEERGKVDRQHSQPNEQSYQPIRRQLSSDTITITKNMAFNYKGGGDGFHLNERDAPDGDASKTTFTDIKVRSNGDQAGVPSSGRKMSSSSPPPATTTWQQHFMQHDHHNGDDLSDEATSPSGGAMAAQLNNIRLKLEEKRRRIEQEKRRMEVAVNRQRQQLGQQAFLQAVTRGKGARTPADDAPADTHQEMVVDAPNQTVDNVALEQYQQSIAKMNSSLQDIQSDIARLASQQTQLQQQQQQQAQQQQQQHQQQQQQQQQQQLQQQLQQQQQQLQQQQQQLLQQQQQAKQLFQQHQPPPSPFQQHIQQNIPQLHSQFSSQHNVSRTINSFGSTPHIPRDFYQSNQMTNQMGTQLANMLNNQLGNQSPQTFQYQFRDIDQEFGRQQFYLHDSPPPPQRRTWAQHAQMQQENTELRGWQLHQQNNQQSQYQQPPEPATRTWKSPSPQPPPAERTWTPQDTFKVHYNTDRYQNGIERENNHLSYTVAGGQFVSQSPPPASPRRARTPQRQGSLPEARRTEPVALHQLHAHTTHSTHTSPAPVPAPPPDDMEPQNISFIGNAEDDALRQGINRLNISSGTRTYRIPSPTRPSLGKNSFQRLEREEPSEKGFYISFDNEQPKRPKPPLRAKRGSPRKERNEYPSPERSPEETWSERVSERVERGERAAGVGSAASGGAGGVADVMAGEARRLSPVRVPSAEPAALVIGEMNPDPNSAEEMERKKERIMLLSLQRRQRADEARARAEAAAAARRARDEAEAERKAARKEEQARRREAILQQYKLKKAIEEAEREGKVLDKSDLMEVMKHGSGAATPAGPRLRGKQAARARPKTIHVDSGALQAAEGMLGSKQPSSTNLTGTMRRDYYRGSQDNLERATTMYRESPVEDRGAMSPGSASSGPLGRRGSCKTSRERVNDEPQSTRGRSKYSTYQNNFKAGRKSSSLMNLCVLP
- the LOC116779593 gene encoding patronin isoform X9; amino-acid sequence: MVAMVASASGYGTLRRFLSAPDGQDVDNTGVVPSASVAVSSKQRASIKWLLSKAFNNRVPENLQEPFYRDHEDQEHLKPPIVGGLANAELYCLALANMYSDPNYHSLNHWNILQTLTRKGIQIPDPADCALTETVLIQTNPIKMSAHLCVMEAVMCLYAREVVTLDRVSAAAQRFGVQQSVGGTGVPHEDGLLAWINAACTALNKAEENSSCHVPMVKSLQDLCDGTSLAALISFYCPESLPRSSVRVGRMSSIQDCLHNLMLVNDFCSSSLPHNVFHMMPEDVTYMRGSMRQNLIAMLADLFNMLEVHPVKCVKYPGSAARECNSLGVRCRRGLPAPPPAPIPHLRDDPHHPHQQNKPAPFAVSRSPPGRVRPGRSSCSTPERRSASPQREEFVVHSRRAITTLSAMARRDEDHVLSEQVAAGRPSKWADSRDSFAGRRSRRSSVTDDSQLTVENFGGSQDRLHFAGRNPEKELATVTGLAVRKISAPAGPLEHTPPLRSSRQDIRGSIQFFHGDYTNGQEERGKVDRQHSQPNEQSYQPIRRQLSSDTITITKNMAFNYKGGGDGFHLNERDAPDGDASKTTFTDIKVRSNGDQAGVPSSGRKMSSSSPPPATTTWQQHFMQHDHHNGDDLSDEATSPSGGAMAAQLNNIRLKLEEKRRRIEQEKRRMEVAVNRQRQQLGQQAFLQAVTRGKGARTPADDAPADTHQEMVVDAPNQTVDNVALEQYQQSIAKMNSSLQDIQSDIARLASQQTQLQQQQQQQAQQQQQQHQQQQQQQQQQQLQQQLQQQQQQLQQQQQQLLQQQQQAKQLFQQHQPPPSPFQQHIQQNIPQLHSQFSSQHNVSRTINSFGSTPHIPRDFYQSNQMTNQMGTQLANMLNNQLGNQSPQTFQYQFRDIDQEFGRQQFYLHDSPPPPQRRTWAQHAQMQQENTELRGWQLHQQNNQQSQYQQPPEPATRTWKSPSPQPPPAERTWTPQDTFKVHYNTDRYQNGIERENNHLSYTVAGGQFVSQSPPPASPRRARTPQRQGSLPEARRTEPVALHQLHAHTTHSTHTSPAPVPAPPPDDMEPQNISFIGNAEDDALRQGINRLNISSGTRTYRIPSPTRPSLGKNSFQRLEREEPSEKGFYISFDNEQPKRPKPPLRAKRGSPRKERNEYPSPERSPEETWSERVSERVERGERAAGVGSAASGGAGGVADVMAGEARRLSPVRVPSAEPAALVIGEMNPDPNSAEEMERKKERIMLLSLQRRQRADEARARAEAAAAARRARDEAEAERKAARKEEQARRREAILQQYKLKKAIEEAEREGKVLDKSDLMEVMKHGSGAATPAGPRLRGKQAARARPKTIHVDSGALQAAEGMLGSKQPSSTNLTESPVEDRGAMSPGSASSGPLGRRGSCKTSRDSGLGRATPPRRAASPGGRALGSPASGPGSLPGALPGAIGKRRHHDDGSDVSSTHSSIMDYSGPRLYKQPATKSNRGIMLNAVEYCVFPGAVNAEAKRRVLEEIARSESKHFLVLFRDAGCQFRALYSYCPDTDTVAKLYGTGPKHVNDRMFDKFFKYNSGSKCFSQVHTKHLTVTIDAFTIHNSLWQGKKVQLPSKKDMALVI
- the LOC116779593 gene encoding patronin isoform X1; translation: MVAMVASASGYGTLRRFLSAPDGQDVDNTGVVPSASVAVSSKQRASIKWLLSKAFNNRVPENLQEPFYRDHEDQEHLKPPIVGGLANAELYCLALANMYSDPNYHSLNHWNILQTLTRKGIQIPDPADCALTETVLIQTNPIKMSAHLCVMEAVMCLYAREVVTLDRVSAAAQRFGVQQSVGGTGVPHEDGLLAWINAACTALNKAEENSSCHVPMVKSLQDLCDGTSLAALISFYCPESLPRSSVRVGRMSSIQDCLHNLMLVNDFCSSSLPHNVFHMMPEDVTYMRGSMRQNLIAMLADLFNMLEVHPVKCVKYPGSAARECNSLGVRCRRGLPAPPPAPIPHLRDDPHHPHQQNKPAPFAVSRSPPGRVRPGRSSCSTPERRSASPQREEFVVHSRRAITTLSAMARRDEDHVLSEQVAAGRPSKWADSRDSFAGRRSRRSSVTDDSQLTVENFGGSQDRLHFAGRNPEKELATVTGLAVRKISAPAGPLEHTPPLRSSRQDIRGSIQFFHGDYTNGQEERGKVDRQHSQPNEQSYQPIRRQLSSDTITITKNMAFNYKGGGDGFHLNERDAPDGDASKTTFTDIKVRSNGDQAGVPSSGRKMSSSSPPPATTTWQQHFMQHDHHNGDDLSDEATSPSGGAMAAQLNNIRLKLEEKRRRIEQEKRRMEVAVNRQRQQLGQQAFLQAVTRGKGARTPADDAPADTHQEMVVDAPNQTVDNVALEQYQQSIAKMNSSLQDIQSDIARLASQQTQLQQQQQQQAQQQQQQHQQQQQQQQQQQLQQQLQQQQQQLQQQQQQLLQQQQQAKQLFQQHQPPPSPFQQHIQQNIPQLHSQFSSQHNVSRTINSFGSTPHIPRDFYQSNQMTNQMGTQLANMLNNQLGNQSPQTFQYQFRDIDQEFGRQQFYLHDSPPPPQRRTWAQHAQMQQENTELRGWQLHQQNNQQSQYQQPPEPATRTWKSPSPQPPPAERTWTPQDTFKVHYNTDRYQNGIERENNHLSYTVAGGQFVSQSPPPASPRRARTPQRQGSLPEARRTEPVALHQLHAHTTHSTHTSPAPVPAPPPDDMEPQNISFIGNAEDDALRQGINRLNISSGTRTYRIPSPTRPSLGKNSFQRLEREEPSEKGFYISFDNEQPKRPKPPLRAKRGSPRKERNEYPSPERSPEETWSERVSERVERGERAAGVGSAASGGAGGVADVMAGEARRLSPVRVPSAEPAALVIGEMNPDPNSAEEMERKKERIMLLSLQRRQRADEARARAEAAAAARRARDEAEAERKAARKEEQARRREAILQQYKLKKAIEEAEREGKVLDKSDLMEVMKHGSGAATPAGPRLRGKQAARARPKTIHVDSGALQAAEGMLGSKQPSSTNLTGTMRRDYYRGSQDNLERATTMYRESPVEDRGAMSPGSASSGPLGRRGSCKTSRERVNDEPQSTRGRSKYSTYQNNFKAGRKSSSLMNLCDSGLGRATPPRRAASPGGRALGSPASGPGSLPGALPGAIGKRRHHDDGSDVSSTHSSIMDYSGPRLYKQPATKSNRGIMLNAVEYCVFPGAVNAEAKRRVLEEIARSESKHFLVLFRDAGCQFRALYSYCPDTDTVAKLYGTGPKHVNDRMFDKFFKYNSGSKCFSQVHTKHLTVTIDAFTIHNSLWQGKKVQLPSKKDMALVI
- the LOC116779593 gene encoding patronin isoform X11; the protein is MVAMVASASGYGTLRRFLSAPDGQDVDNTGVVPSASVAVSSKQRASIKWLLSKAFNNRVPENLQEPFYRDHEDQEHLKPPIVGGLANAELYCLALANMYSDPNYHSLNHWNILQTLTRKGIQIPDPADCALTETVLIQTNPIKMSAHLCVMEAVMCLYAREVVTLDRVSAAAQRFGVQQSVGGTGVPHEDGLLAWINAACTALNKAEENSSCHVPMVKSLQDLCDGTSLAALISFYCPESLPRSSVRVGRMSSIQDCLHNLMLVNDFCSSSLPHNVFHMMPEDVTYMRGSMRQNLIAMLADLFNMLEVHPVKCVKYPGSAARECNSLGVRCRRGLPAPPPAPIPHLRDDPHHPHQQNKPAPFAVSRSPPGRVRPGRSSCSTPERRSASPQREEFVVHSRRAITTLSAMARRDEDHVLSEQVAAGRPSKWADSRDSFAGRRSRRSSVTDDSQLTVENFGGSQDRLHFAGRNPEKELATVTGLAVRKISAPAGPLEHTPPLRSSRQDIRGSIQFFHGDYTNGQEERGKVDRQHSQPNEQSYQPIRRQLSSDTITITKNMAFNYKGGGDGFHLNERDAPDGDASKTTFTDIKVRSNGDQAGVPSSGRKMSSSSPPPATTTWQQHFMQHDHHNGDDLSDEATSPSGGAMAAQLNNIRLKLEEKRRRIEQEKRRMEVAVNRQRQQLGQQAFLQAVTRGKGARTPADDAPADTHQEMVVDAPNQTVDNVALEQYQQSIAKMNSSLQDIQSDIARLASQQTQLQQQQQQQAQQQQQQHQQQQQQQQQQQLQQQLQQQQQQLQQQQQQLLQQQQQAKQLFQQHQPPPSPFQQHIQQNIPQLHSQFSSQHNVSRTINSFGSTPHIPRDFYQSNQMTNQMGTQLANMLNNQLGNQSPQTFQYQFRDIDQEFGRQQFYLHDSPPPPQRRTWAQHAQMQQENTELRGWQLHQQNNQQSQYQQPPEPATRTWKSPSPQPPPAERTWTPQDTFKVHYNTDRYQNGIERENNHLSYTVAGGQFVSQSPPPASPRRARTPQRQGSLPEARRTEPVALHQLHAHTTHSTHTSPAPVPAPPPDDMEPQNISFIGNAEDDALRQGINRLNISSGTRTYRIPSPTRPSLGKNSFQRLEREEPSEKGFYISFDNEQPKRPKPPLRAKRGSPRKERNEYPSPERSPEETWSERVSERVERGERAAGVGSAASGGAGGVADVMAGEARRLSPVRVPSAEPAALVIGEMNPDPNSAEEMERKKERIMLLSLQRRQRADEARARAEAAAAARRARDEAEAERKAARKEEQARRREAILQQYKLKKAIEEAEREGKVLDKSDLMEVMKHGSGAATPAGPRLRGKQAARARPKTIHVDSGALQAAEGMLGSKQPSSTNLTGTMRRDYYRGSQDNLERATTMYRESPVEDRGAMSPGSASSGPLGRRGSCKTSRGPRLYKQPATKSNRGIMLNAVEYCVFPGAVNAEAKRRVLEEIARSESKHFLVLFRDAGCQFRALYSYCPDTDTVAKLYGTGPKHVNDRMFDKFFKYNSGSKCFSQVHTKHLTVTIDAFTIHNSLWQGKKVQLPSKKDMALVI